One region of Acropora muricata isolate sample 2 chromosome 13, ASM3666990v1, whole genome shotgun sequence genomic DNA includes:
- the LOC136895790 gene encoding collagen alpha-3(IV) chain-like translates to MKHSQVTIACSESLRFFALLVMCCTILVHISATESLKNDDAYETRQELPTSILQRRASKRGIKRRLKILEERLDGLINHPNVSNNALVACLLGKGSQEDGNANQGPPGPPGPPGIRGPKGEAGEPGDQGPVGKTGAQGPQGAKGEMGQDGNGTSGVNYVRWGRTSCPSGTQIVYEGIIGGEHYNNKGGGSNYLCLHRIPKYDKYQNGHQSAGYVYGTEYEVSQYNGNPFDRNLHDHDAPCAVCFVKSRGSMLMMPARNDCPSGWTEEYHGYLMTAFRGEEHASEFICVDGNPEHVSGSNQNKNGALLYPVEGVCGSLPCGPYVAGRELTCAVCTK, encoded by the exons ATGAAGCATTCGCAAGTTACTATCGCTTGCAGTGAAAGCTTGCGCTTCTTCGCGTTGTTAGTGATGTGTTGTACCATTTTGGTTCACATCTCTGCCACGGAGAGCCTGAAAAATGACGATGCATATGAAACAAGGCAAGAGTTGCCAACATCGATCCTTCAACGCAGAGCATCAAAACGTGGCATCAAAAGACGACTCAAAATCTTAGAAGAGAG ACTTGATGGCCTGATCAATCACCCAAACGTATCGAACAATGCACTTGTCGCCTGCCTTTTAG GAAAGGGCTCCCAAGAGGATGGAAATGCAAACCAGGGACCCCCTGGTCCACCAGGACCACCAGGGATACGTGGCCcaaaag GAGAAGCAGGCGAGCCAGGAGACCAAGGACCTGTTGGTAAGACTGGAGCGCAGGGACCTCAAGGCGCCAAAGGAGAGATGGGGCAAGACGGCAATGGAACGAGTGGGGTGAACTATGTGCGATGGGGAAGAACATCATGTCCCAGTGGTACCCAGATTGTTTATGAAG GGATAATTGGTGGAGAGCATTACAATAATAAAGGGGGTGGTTCAAACTACCTTTGTCTTCATCGCATCCCAAAGTACGACAagtaccaaaatggccaccagagCGCGGGATACGTTTACGGCACCGAGTATGAAGTAAGTCAATACAACGGAAATCCTTTCGACAGAAATTTGCACGATCATGATGCTCCCTGCGCTGTTTGCTTCGTCAAGTCACGTGGTTCGATGCTAATGATGCCCGCAAGGAATGACTGTCCATCTGGATGGACCGAAGAGTATCATGGGTATCTGATGACTGCATTTCGTGGTGAAGAGCATGCATCTGAGTTCATCTGTGTCGATGGTAATCCTGAGCATGTCTCTGGTAGCAATCAGAACAAGAATGGTGCCTTGCTGTACCCTGTGGAAGGAGTGTGTGGATCGCTCCCATGTGGTCCATACGTGGCGGGAAGAGAGTTGACATGCGCAGTCTGTACCAAGTGA
- the LOC136896267 gene encoding collagen alpha-1(IV) chain-like produces MCCTILAQISATESLKKDDGHETRQELPRSILQRRAIKENDTSNPQHIEKRLKIIEQRLDALLSYPHESGNKVVAYFLGEADKSGKNKQFHGAPGPKGDQGPVGKTGAQGPQGAKGERGQDGARANGVNYVRWGRKSCPNGAQIVYQGIMGGEHYTHSGGGSQYLCLPRNPKYDKYQNGHQSAGYVYGTEYEVSQYNGNPFARNLHDHDAPCAVCFVQSRGSMLMMPARNDCPSGWTEEYHGYLMTEYYGHKHSREFICVDGDPDYVHGSNHNHNGALLYPVEGVCGSLPCLPYVAGRELTCAVCTK; encoded by the exons ATGTGTTGTACCATTTTGGCCCAAATCTCTGCGACGGAGAGCCTAAAAAAAGACGATGGGCATGAAACAAGGCAAGAGTTGCCAAGATCTATCCTTCAACGCAGAGCAATTAAGGAAAACGACACATCAAATCCACAACACATCGAAAAACGACTTAAAATCATTGAACAGAG ACTCGATGCCCTGCTCAGTTACCCACACGAGTCGGGCAATAAAGTTGTCGCCTACTTTTTAG GAGAAGCAGACAAGTCGGGCAAAAACAAGCAATTCCATGGCGCTCCGggtcctaaaggagaccaaggaCCTGTTGGTAAGACTGGAGCACAGGGACCTCAAGGCGCCAAAGGAGAGAGGGGACAAGACGGCGCTAGAGCGAATGGGGTGAATTATGTGCGATGGGGAAGAAAATCATGTCCCAATGGTGCCCAGATTGTTTATCAAG GGATAATGGGTGGAGAGCATTACACTCACTCCGGTGGTGGATCACAGTACCTTTGTCTTCCTCGCAACCCAAAGTACGACAagtaccaaaatggccaccagagCGCGGGATACGTTTACGGCACCGAGTATGAAGTAAGTCAATACAACGGAAATCCCTTCGCCAGAAATCTGCATGATCATGATGCTCCCTGTGCTGTTTGCTTCGTCCAGTCACGTGGTTCAATGCTAATGATGCCCGCAAGGAATGACTGTCCATCTGGATGGACCGAAGAGTATCATGGGTATTTGATGACCGAGTATTATGGTCACAAACATTCGAGGGAGTTCATCTGTGTCGATGGTGATCCTGATTATGTCCATGGTAGCAACCACAACCACAATGGCGCCTTGCTGTACCCTGTGGAAGGAGTGTGTGGATCGCTCCCATGTCTTCCATACGTGGCGGGAAGAGAGTTG